One window of the Pseudomonas sp. S04 genome contains the following:
- the yccS gene encoding YccS family putative transporter, with the protein MPSTSFRQSLRRLWALDKFSYSVRVFIALTGSMALCWYQDEMGLLIPLFLGIIASALAETDDSWQGRLNALAVTLVCFSVAAFSVELLFPYPYIFVCALALASFGLTMLGALGERYGAIASATLILSVYTMIGVDQRGGAVTDLWHEPLLLVAGAAWYGLLSVLWQALFSNQPVQQSLARLFRELGFYLKLKSALFEPVRQMDVEARRLELAQQNGRVVAALNAAKEIILHRVGNGRPGSKVSRYLKLYFLAQDIHERASSSHYPYNALADAFFHSDVLFRCQRLLRQQGKACRALAESIQMRQPFVYDASFAQALSDLDASLEHLRIQSNPAWRGLLRSLRALAANLGTLDRLLSDASNPDSLADATDSSLLDRSPRNLKDVWVRLRTQLTPTSLLFRHALRLPLALTIGYAMVHLIHPSQGYWIILTTLFVCQPNYGATRRKLGQRIIGTAIGLTVAWALFDLFPNPLVQSCFAIAAGVVFFINRTTRYTLATAAITVMVLFCFNQVGDGYGLFLPRLFDTLLGSLIAGLAVFLFLPDWQGRRLNKVLANTLTCNSIYLRQIMQQYAAGKRDDLAYRLARRNAHNADAALSTTLANMLMEPGHFRKEADVGFRFLVLSHTLLSYLSGLGAHRETQLPDEVREHLIEGAGVSLAASIDEIAQGLASKLPIAIHSDTEEALAAELEQMPDEIDEGQRLVQSQLALICRQLGPLRTLAAHLIKDTRQD; encoded by the coding sequence ATGCCATCGACTTCGTTTCGTCAGTCTCTGCGTCGCCTTTGGGCACTGGATAAATTCAGCTACAGCGTGCGGGTGTTCATCGCCCTGACCGGCAGCATGGCGCTGTGCTGGTACCAGGATGAGATGGGCCTGCTGATCCCGCTATTCCTGGGAATTATCGCCAGCGCCCTGGCCGAGACCGACGACAGCTGGCAAGGCCGGCTCAATGCGCTGGCGGTCACGCTGGTGTGTTTCAGTGTCGCGGCGTTCTCGGTCGAACTGTTATTCCCCTACCCCTATATCTTCGTGTGCGCGCTGGCGCTGGCCAGTTTCGGCCTGACCATGCTCGGCGCCCTGGGCGAGCGGTATGGGGCGATTGCCTCGGCAACCTTGATTCTCTCGGTCTACACCATGATTGGCGTTGACCAGCGCGGCGGCGCGGTCACCGATCTGTGGCACGAGCCGTTGCTGCTAGTGGCCGGGGCAGCCTGGTACGGCCTGCTCTCGGTGCTGTGGCAGGCACTGTTTTCCAACCAGCCAGTGCAACAGAGTCTGGCGCGGCTGTTCCGCGAGCTGGGGTTTTACCTCAAGCTCAAGTCAGCGCTGTTCGAACCGGTCCGGCAGATGGACGTCGAAGCCCGGCGCCTCGAACTGGCGCAGCAGAACGGCCGAGTGGTGGCCGCCCTGAACGCCGCCAAGGAAATCATCCTGCACCGGGTCGGCAATGGCCGGCCGGGGTCGAAGGTCAGCCGTTACCTGAAGCTGTACTTCCTCGCCCAGGACATCCACGAACGCGCCAGTTCCTCGCACTACCCCTACAACGCCCTGGCCGACGCCTTCTTCCACAGCGACGTGCTGTTTCGCTGCCAGCGCCTGCTGCGCCAGCAAGGCAAGGCCTGCCGAGCGCTGGCCGAGTCGATCCAGATGCGCCAGCCGTTCGTCTACGATGCCAGCTTCGCCCAGGCCCTCAGCGACCTCGATGCGTCCCTGGAGCACCTGCGCATCCAGAGCAATCCAGCCTGGCGCGGCCTGCTGCGCTCCTTGCGCGCCTTGGCCGCCAACCTTGGCACTCTCGACCGCCTGCTCAGCGATGCCAGCAACCCCGACAGCCTGGCCGATGCTACCGACAGCAGCCTGCTCGACCGCTCGCCGCGCAACCTCAAGGATGTCTGGGTCCGCCTGCGCACCCAGCTGACGCCCACCTCCCTGCTATTCCGGCATGCCCTGCGCCTGCCCCTGGCGTTGACCATCGGCTACGCCATGGTGCATTTGATCCACCCCTCGCAGGGCTACTGGATCATCCTCACCACGCTGTTTGTCTGCCAACCGAACTACGGCGCGACCCGACGCAAACTCGGGCAACGGATCATCGGCACCGCCATCGGCCTGACCGTGGCCTGGGCGCTGTTCGACCTGTTCCCCAATCCACTGGTGCAATCGTGTTTCGCGATTGCCGCCGGGGTGGTGTTCTTTATCAACCGCACCACCCGCTACACCCTGGCCACGGCGGCAATCACGGTGATGGTGCTGTTCTGCTTCAACCAGGTCGGTGACGGCTACGGGCTGTTCCTGCCGCGCCTGTTCGATACCTTGCTCGGCAGCCTGATCGCCGGCCTGGCGGTGTTCCTGTTCCTGCCGGACTGGCAAGGCCGTCGGCTGAACAAGGTGTTGGCCAACACCCTGACCTGCAACAGCATCTACTTGCGCCAAATCATGCAGCAGTATGCCGCCGGCAAACGCGACGACCTGGCCTACCGCCTGGCTCGCCGCAATGCGCACAACGCCGATGCCGCCCTGTCCACCACCCTGGCCAACATGCTCATGGAGCCTGGGCATTTTCGTAAGGAAGCGGACGTCGGCTTCCGCTTCCTGGTGCTGTCCCACACCTTGCTCAGCTACCTCTCGGGCCTGGGCGCGCACCGCGAGACCCAGCTCCCGGATGAAGTCCGCGAGCACCTGATCGAAGGTGCCGGCGTCAGCCTGGCGGCGAGCATCGACGAAATCGCCCAGGGCCTGGCAAGCAAACTGCCGATCGCCATTCACAGTGACACCGAAGAAGCCCTGGCCGCGGAGCTTGAGCAAATGCCGGACGAAATCGATGAAGGCCAGCGCCTGGTGCAGAGCCAACTGGCATTGATCTGCCGTCAACTCGGGCCGTTAAGGACGCTGGCGGCGCATTTGATCAAGGATACTCGCCAGGATTGA